One Lytechinus variegatus isolate NC3 chromosome 14, Lvar_3.0, whole genome shotgun sequence genomic region harbors:
- the LOC121427522 gene encoding transcription factor HES-1-like, translated as MPLREVYFAKMPVDTKPKIHEGRKSSKPQMEKRRRARINDSLGQLKSLILEATNKDSSRHSKLEKADILEMTVKHLRNIQRNQLTGPHSSDPNMVSRFRQGYSECIHEVARFFTNIENIGGPDMRLSLINHLANTCNPPASTPSSAASQPSPPTSPVSVTPIAPLHAGQPTVSFPSQATASPVMSSAVNTSQVTQPIRVQISPATSTALSSSSGIVTSPVQQQCVQSRVETVSPCNTNNVPAGHTQVLSSIPLGIPGSLPSGEITLVLPPQALAGGQLPSHFIPVYAQNAPVLASPTMSPASLGPVSAESPKAYAQVHIPPQTQVTPPQQVTAVQTPTLVALPAPAPAPVVRPTKVAVQTVPQPLTPPKTILHTVNVQQAGDQEPVWRPWSHRRE; from the exons ATGCCTCTTCGTGAAGTTTATTTCGCCAAAATGCCTGTGGATACTAAACCAAAAATTCACGAAGGACGAAAG TCGTCCAAACCTCAGATGGAGAAACGAAGACGAGCAAGGATAAACGATAGCCTTGGACAACTGAAATCTCTCATCCTTGAGGCAACCAACAAAGAT AGCTCGAGACATTCCAAGTTGGAGAAAGCTGATATCTTGGAGATGACTGTTAAACATCTCAGGAACATCCAGAGAAACCAACTTACAG GTCCCCATTCTTCTGATCCCAACATGGTCAGTCGATTTCGTCAGGGCTACAGTGAATGCATCCACGAGGTTGCCCGATTCTTCACCAACATCGAGAACATCGGTGGTCCCGACATGCGACTGTCGCTCATCAACCACCTCGCCAATACCTGCAACCCTCCAGCCTCGACGCCATCCTCTGCTGCTTCTCAACCATCGCCACCAACTTCACCAGTGTCTGTGACTCCTATCGCTCCACTTCACGCTGGTCAACCAACAGTCAGCTTCCCCAGCCAAGCAACGGCTTCTCCAGTCATGTCCTCTGCAGTCAACACATCCCAGGTCACACAACCTATCAGAGTTCAGATCTCGCCAGCAACCTCTACGGCGCTGTCGTCATCAAGTGGCATAGTGACGTCTCCAGTTCAGCAGCAGTGTGTTCAATCCAGAGTAGAGACTGTTAGTCCATGCAACACGAACAATGTCCCTGCAGGACACACTCAGGTGCTGTCGAGCATCccacttggtattcctggatcTCTACCCTCTGGTGAGATCACCCTAGTACTCCCTCCACAAGCCCTCGCAGGTGGACAGTTACCCAGTCACTTCATTCCAGTCTATGCCCAGAATGCCCCAGTCCTTGCCTCTCCGACCATGTCACCGGCATCGCTGGGACCAGTCTCTGCAGAATCGCCAAAGGCATATGCCCAAGTCCACATCCCTCCACAAACGCAGGTGACGCCACCGCAGCAAGTCACGGCCGTCCAGACACCAACCTTGGTAGCCTTACCAGCACCTGCCCCAGCACCAGTTGTAAGACCAACTAAAGTCGCTGTCCAGACTGTACCCCAACCCCTTACTCCACCTAAAACCATCCTTCATACAGTGAATGTACAACAAGCGGGTGATCAGGAACCAGTCTGGCGTCCATGGAGCCATCGTCGGGAATAA